In Ruminococcaceae bacterium BL-4, one DNA window encodes the following:
- the resD gene encoding Transcriptional regulatory protein ResD has protein sequence MSQGKILVVDDDQNICELLRLYIEKEDFDVVIANDGRKALAMFDAQAPDLVLLDIMLPELDGWQVCREIRKKSQCPIIMITAKGEVFDKVLGLELGADDYVVKPFEAKEVVARIKAVMRRIGKTENNTVKEVKYDKLSINLTNYELKVNGKVIDTPPKEMELIYHLASNPNRVFTRDQLLDEVWGFDYYGDSRTVDVHIKRLREKLEGVSDQWSLKTVWGVGYKFEVKE, from the coding sequence ATGTCACAAGGAAAAATACTGGTCGTTGATGATGACCAGAATATCTGCGAATTACTCCGCCTATATATTGAAAAAGAAGATTTCGACGTTGTGATTGCAAATGACGGCCGCAAGGCCCTGGCAATGTTTGATGCACAGGCACCTGATTTGGTTCTGCTCGATATCATGCTCCCCGAACTAGACGGCTGGCAGGTCTGCCGTGAAATTCGAAAAAAGAGCCAATGCCCAATTATCATGATTACTGCGAAAGGGGAAGTCTTTGATAAAGTGCTTGGGCTGGAGCTTGGTGCCGACGATTATGTCGTGAAACCTTTTGAAGCCAAAGAAGTTGTTGCCCGTATTAAAGCCGTCATGCGCCGAATCGGAAAAACGGAAAATAATACCGTAAAAGAAGTTAAGTATGATAAGCTTTCTATTAATCTTACAAACTATGAATTAAAGGTCAATGGAAAAGTAATTGATACACCGCCTAAGGAGATGGAGCTGATCTATCATTTGGCAAGCAATCCAAACCGTGTCTTTACAAGAGATCAACTATTGGATGAGGTTTGGGGATTCGATTATTACGGGGACAGCCGTACAGTCGATGTGCATATTAAACGTTTGCGTGAAAAATTAGAGGGCGTTTCAGATCAGTGGTCTTTAAAGACGGTATGGGGAGTCGGATATAAATTTGAAGTCAAAGAATAA
- the leuD gene encoding 3-isopropylmalate dehydratase small subunit: MIANGMVHKYGDNVDTDVIIPARYLNTASHEELAKHCMEDIDATFVSKVKAGDIIVANKNFGCGSSREHAPIAIKASGISCVIASTFARIFYRNSINIGLPILECPEAAQEIKDGDEVEVNFDSGRILDKTLGKTFQAQPFPPFIQNIIEKGGLLNSLKDR; this comes from the coding sequence ATGATTGCTAACGGAATGGTTCATAAGTATGGAGACAATGTAGACACGGATGTTATTATTCCGGCCCGATACCTGAATACAGCTTCTCATGAGGAGCTTGCAAAGCACTGCATGGAAGATATTGATGCAACATTTGTATCAAAAGTAAAAGCTGGCGATATTATTGTTGCAAATAAAAATTTTGGTTGCGGCTCTTCTCGGGAACATGCTCCGATTGCGATTAAAGCGAGCGGAATCTCCTGCGTAATCGCTAGCACTTTTGCACGGATTTTTTATCGTAATTCCATTAATATAGGTCTGCCGATTTTGGAATGCCCCGAGGCTGCTCAGGAAATCAAAGACGGCGACGAAGTGGAAGTGAATTTTGATTCCGGAAGAATTTTAGACAAAACACTCGGAAAAACTTTTCAGGCACAGCCGTTTCCTCCATTTATTCAGAATATTATTGAAAAGGGCGGTTTGCTTAATTCTTTAAAAGATCGTTGA
- the leuC gene encoding 3-isopropylmalate dehydratase large subunit: MGMTMTQKILAAHAGLENVTAGQLIEAKLDLVLGNDITSPVAINEFEKCGAQSIFDKNRIALVLDHFVPNKDIKAAEQCRQTRNFAGKYDIKNFFDVGRMGIEHALLPEQGLVGPGDCVIGADSHTCTYGALGAFSTGVGSTDMAAGMISGKAWFKVPSAIKVVLKGKLPPYVSGKDVILHLIGGIGVDGALYQSLEFVGEGVKALSMDDRLCISNMAIEAGAKNGIFPVDDVTLAYEKGRFEREPKIYSADPDAEYIREVTIDLDTLRPTVSFPHLPENTKTIDEAAGVKMDQAVIGSCTNGRMEDMRTAAAILKGRKVAKGLRCIVIPATQQIYLDCLREGLLEIFIEAGAVVSTPTCGPCLGGYMGILGKGERAVSTTNRNFVGRMGHVESEVYLASPAVAAASAVTGVLTDPAKLPAVD; the protein is encoded by the coding sequence GTGGGAATGACCATGACGCAGAAAATTTTAGCAGCGCATGCCGGCTTGGAAAATGTGACTGCCGGACAGCTAATTGAGGCAAAACTGGATCTGGTTTTGGGGAATGACATCACGAGTCCGGTTGCAATCAATGAATTTGAAAAATGCGGTGCACAGAGCATTTTCGATAAGAATCGCATTGCTTTGGTTCTTGATCATTTTGTGCCCAATAAAGATATTAAAGCTGCAGAACAATGCCGGCAGACACGGAATTTTGCCGGAAAATATGATATTAAAAACTTTTTTGATGTAGGCAGAATGGGAATCGAACATGCTCTTTTGCCGGAACAAGGATTAGTGGGGCCAGGAGACTGTGTAATTGGTGCAGACAGCCACACCTGTACCTATGGCGCTTTAGGCGCATTTTCCACCGGAGTTGGAAGTACCGATATGGCAGCAGGCATGATCAGCGGAAAAGCATGGTTTAAAGTACCTTCTGCAATCAAGGTCGTATTAAAAGGGAAGCTTCCACCTTATGTTTCAGGAAAAGATGTGATTCTGCACCTGATCGGAGGAATCGGTGTGGACGGGGCCTTGTATCAATCTTTGGAGTTTGTGGGTGAAGGGGTCAAGGCACTCTCGATGGACGACCGCCTTTGTATCTCAAATATGGCAATCGAAGCCGGCGCGAAAAATGGAATTTTTCCGGTGGACGATGTGACTTTGGCTTATGAAAAAGGCCGTTTCGAGAGAGAACCCAAAATATATTCGGCCGACCCGGATGCCGAATATATCCGCGAAGTAACGATCGACCTTGATACACTTCGACCGACTGTAAGTTTTCCACATCTGCCAGAAAATACAAAGACAATCGATGAGGCAGCGGGAGTTAAAATGGATCAGGCGGTGATCGGCTCCTGTACAAATGGCCGAATGGAAGATATGCGTACGGCGGCGGCTATTCTGAAAGGGCGCAAGGTCGCAAAAGGATTGCGCTGCATTGTGATTCCGGCGACACAGCAGATTTATCTGGACTGTCTGCGGGAAGGACTTTTGGAAATCTTCATTGAGGCGGGAGCAGTTGTCAGCACACCTACCTGCGGCCCTTGTCTCGGTGGTTATATGGGAATCCTCGGAAAAGGGGAACGCGCGGTTTCTACAACTAATCGAAATTTTGTCGGACGTATGGGCCATGTAGAAAGCGAAGTTTATCTGGCGAGCCCTGCGGTTGCAGCAGCAAGTGCGGTAACCGGAGTCCTGACTGATCCAGCTAAACTGCCTGCGGTTGACTAA
- a CDS encoding putative CRP-like cAMP-activated global transcriptional regulator (Evidence 3 : Putative function from multiple computational evidences), whose product MQEGMDFHFETPKNGWSDLIKGLPAKTYEKGEILYLQGQQDSYFYYLKSGKVKIFLTSEKGMEKTLTQLSPDSLFGEAAFLDGLPRMSSAKVTENAEVIPIGRAELVARFRESPNLALQMLQFLAKTVRMLSSQVDTISFLPAETRVSQQLLALPRKNGCVTCTQQDLAELTGSSRVTVSRVIRHFSEKGWIHCSYRSICILDPEALEGLL is encoded by the coding sequence ATGCAAGAAGGAATGGATTTCCATTTTGAAACGCCCAAAAACGGCTGGTCAGATCTAATCAAAGGGCTTCCTGCAAAAACTTATGAAAAAGGAGAAATTCTTTATCTTCAAGGGCAGCAGGATTCTTATTTTTACTATCTCAAATCAGGGAAAGTAAAAATTTTTCTGACTTCAGAAAAAGGCATGGAGAAAACGCTGACACAGCTTTCCCCGGATAGTCTTTTCGGAGAAGCAGCATTCTTGGATGGTCTTCCGAGAATGTCTTCTGCAAAAGTGACGGAAAATGCCGAAGTCATTCCGATCGGGCGTGCGGAATTAGTTGCCCGATTCCGGGAATCTCCGAATCTTGCGTTGCAGATGCTTCAATTTCTGGCAAAGACAGTACGAATGCTTTCTTCTCAAGTAGATACGATCAGCTTTCTGCCCGCAGAAACGCGCGTCTCTCAGCAACTTTTAGCACTTCCCCGAAAAAATGGCTGTGTTACCTGTACGCAGCAGGATCTAGCAGAATTGACCGGATCTTCCCGTGTAACGGTCAGTAGGGTAATCCGCCACTTTTCTGAAAAAGGATGGATTCACTGCAGCTACCGCTCCATCTGCATTTTGGACCCGGAAGCATTAGAAGGACTTTTATAA